A section of the Saccharomyces paradoxus strain CBS432 chromosome XII sequence genome encodes:
- the ACO1 gene encoding aconitate hydratase ACO1 (Aconitase~similar to YLR304C) encodes MLSARSAIKRPIARGLATVSNLTRDSKVNQNLLEDHSFINYKQNVETLDIVRKRLNRPFTYAEKILYGHLDDPHGQDIQRGISYLKLRPDRVACQDATAQMAILQFMSAGLPQVAKPVTVHCDHLIQAQVGGEKDLKRAVDLNKEVYDFLASATAKYNMGFWKPGSGIIHQIVLENYAFPGALIIGTDSHTPNAGGLGQLAIGVGGADAVDVMAGRPWELKAPKILGVKLTGKMNGWTSPKDIILKLAGITTVKGGTGKIVEYFGDGVDTFSATGMGTICNMGAEIGATTSVFPFNKSMIEYLEATGRGKIADFAKLYHKDLLSADKDAEYDEVVEIDLNTLEPYINGPFTPDLATPVSKMKDVAVANNWPLDVRVGLIGSCTNSSYEDMSRSASIVKDAAAHGLKSKTIFTVTPGSEQIRATIERDGQLETFKEFGGIVLANACGPCIGQWDRRDIKKGDKNTIVSSYNRNFTSRNDGNPQTHAFVASPELVTAFAIAGDLRFNPLTDKLKDKDGNEFMLKPPHGDGLPQRGYDAGENTYQAPPADRSTVEVKVSPTSDRLQLLTPFKPWDGKDAKDMPILIKAVGKTTTDHISMAGPWLKYRGHLENISNNYMIGAINAENKKANCVKNVYTGEYKGVPDTARDYRDQGIKWVVIGDENFGEGSSREHAALEPRFLGGFAIITKSFARIHETNLKKQGLLPLNFKNPADYDKINPDDRIDILGLADLAPGKPVTMRVHPKNGKPWDAVLTHTFNDEQIEWFKYGSALNKIKADEKK; translated from the coding sequence ATGCTGTCTGCACGTTCCGCCATTAAGAGACCCATTGCTCGTGGTCTTGCGACAGTCTCCAACTTGACTAGAGATTCAAAAGTCAACCAAAATTTATTAGAAGATCATTCTTTCATTAACTACAAGCAGAATGTGGAAACACTGGATATTGTAAGAAAAAGGTTAAACAGACCATTCACCTACGCCGAAAAGATCTTGTACGGTCACTTGGATGACCCTCATGGGCAAGATATCCAAAGGGGTATTTCATACTTGAAATTAAGACCAGATCGTGTTGCTTGTCAAGATGCTACTGCTCAAATGGCCATCTTGCAATTCATGTCCGCTGGTTTGCCACAAGTTGCTAAGCCGGTCACTGTCCATTGTGATCATTTGATTCAAGCACAAGTTGGTGGTgaaaaagatttgaagaGAGCTGTAGATCTAAACAAGGAAGTTTACGACTTTTTGGCCTCTGCCACTGCAAAGTATAACATGGGTTTCTGGAAGCCAGGTTCCGGTATCATTCACCAAATTGTTTTAGAAAACTACGCTTTCCCAGGTGCTTTGATCATCGGTACTGACTCGCACACGCCAAATGCCGGTGGTTTAGGTCAATTGGCTATTGGTGTTGGTGGTGCTGATGCTGTTGATGTTATGGCAGGTCGTCCATGGGAATTGAAGGCCCCAAAAATCTTAGGTGTTAAGTTGACTGGTAAGATGAACGGTTGGACTTCTCCAAAGGAtatcattttgaaattggcTGGTATCACAACTGTCAAAGGTGGTACCGGTAAAATTGTCGAATATTTCGGTGATGGTGTTGATACCTTCTCTGCTACTGGTATGGGTACCATTTGTAATATGGGTGCTGAAATTGGTGCTACTACTTCTGTTTTCCCATTCAACAAATCTATGattgaatatttggaaGCCACTGGTCGTGGTAAAATTGCTGACTTTGCTAAATTATACCATAAGGATCTATTGTCAGCCGATAAAGATGCTGAATACGATGAGGTCGTTGAAATTGACTTGAACACTCTAGAACCATACATTAATGGTCCATTTACCCCAGATTTGGCTACTCCAGTCTCTAAGATGAAGgatgttgctgttgctaATAACTGGCCATTGGATGTCAGAGTCGGTTTGATCGGTTCTTGTACGAATTCCTCTTATGAAGATATGTCTCGCTCAGCATCCATTGTTAAAGATGCCGCCGCTCATGGTTTGAAATCTAAGACCATTTTCACTGTTACCCCAGGTTCTGAACAAATCAGAGCCACTATTGAACGTGATGGTCAATTAGAAACTTTCAAGGAATTTGGTGGTATCGTCTTGGCCAACGCCTGTGGCCCATGTATCGGTCAATGGGACCGTAGAGATATCAAGAAGGGTGACAAAAATACTATTGTCTCCTCTTACAACAGAAACTTCACATCTAGAAATGATGGTAACCCACAAACTCATGCTTTTGTTGCATCTCCAGAATTAGTAACTGCATTCGCCATTGCTGGTGATTTGAGATTCAACCCTCTAACAGACAAATTAAAGGACAAGGATGGTAATGAGTTCATGTTGAAGCCACCACATGGTGACGGTTTGCCACAAAGAGGTTATGATGCTGGCGAAAACACTTATCAAGCTCCACCTGCAGACCGTAGTACTGTTGAAGTTAAAGTTTCTCCAACTTCAGATCGTCTACAATTGTTGACGCCATTCAAGCCTTGGGACGGTAAGGACGCTAAAGACATGCCAATCTTGATTAAGGCCGTCGGTAAGACAACTACTGATCATATTTCTATGGCTGGTCCATGGTTGAAATACAGAGGTcatttagaaaatatttctaaCAACTATATGATTGGTGCTATTAATGCTGAAAACAAGAAGGCCAACTGTGttaaaaatgtatataCTGGTGAATACAAAGGTGTTCCAGACACTGCTAGAGATTACAGAGACCAAGGTATCAAATGGGTTGTTATCGGTGATGAAAACTTTGGTGAAGGTTCCTCTCGTGAACATGCTGCCTTAGAACCAAGATTCTTGGGTGGTTTCGCTATCATCACAAAGTCTTTTGCCCGTATTCATGAAACCAACTTGAAGAAACAGGGTCTATTACCattgaatttcaagaatCCAGCTGATTATGACAAGATCAACCCTGATGACAGAATCGATATTTTGGGTCTAGCCGACTTGGCCCCAGGTAAGCCTGTAACAATGAGAGTCCATCCAAAGAATGGCAAGCCATGGGATGCGGTATTGACTCATACTTTCAACGATGAACAGATTGAATGGTTCAAGTATGGTTCTGCCTTGAATAAAATCAAGGCCGATgagaagaaataa
- the MET17 gene encoding bifunctional cysteine synthase/O-acetylhomoserine aminocarboxypropyltransferase MET17 (O-acetyl homoserine-O-acetyl serine sulfhydrylase~similar to YLR303W): protein MPSHFDTVQLHAGQENAGDNAHRSRAVPIYATTSYVFENSKHGSQLFGLEVPGYVYSRFQNPTSNVLEERIAALEGGAAALAVSSGQAAQTLAIQGLAHTGDNIVSTSYLYGGTYNQFKISFKRFGIEARFVEGDDPEEFEKVFDERTKAVYLETIGNPKYNVPDFEKIVAIAHKHGIPVVVDNTFGAGGYFCQPIKYGADIVTHSATKWIGGHGTTIGGIIVDSGNFPWKDYPEKFPQFSQPAEGYHGTIYNEAYGSLAYIVHVRTELLRDLGPLMNPFASFLLLQGVETLSLRAERHGENALKLAKWLEQSPYVSWVSYPGLASHSHHENAKKYLSNGFGGVLSFGVKDLPNADKETDPFKLSGAQVVDNLKLASNLANVGDAKTLVIAPYFTTHKQLNDKEKLASGVTKDLIRVSVGIEFIDDIIADFQQSFETVFAGQKP from the coding sequence ATGCCATCTCACTTCGATACTGTTCAACTACACGCCGGTCAAGAGAACGCTGGTGACAATGCTCACAGATCTAGAGCTGTTCCAATCTACGCCACTACCTCCtatgtttttgaaaactctAAGCATGGTTCGCAATTGTTTGGTCTAGAAGTCCCAGGTTACGTCTATTCCCGTTTCCAAAACCCTACTAGTAACGTTTTGGAGGAAAGAATTGCCGCTCTGGAAGGTGGTGCTGCCGCTTTGGCTGTTTCCTCTGGACAAGCCGCTCAAACCCTTGCTATTCAAGGTTTAGCGCACACTGGTGACAACATCGTCTCTACTTCTTACCTATATGGTGGTACTTACAATCAGTTCAAAatctctttcaaaagatttggTATTGAGGCTAGATTTGTTGAAGGTGATGATCCAGAAGAATTCGAAAAGGTCTTTGATGAAAGAACCAAGGCCGTTTATTTAGAAACGATCGGTAATCCAAAGTACAATGTCccagattttgaaaagattgtTGCAATTGCTCACAAGCACGGCATTCCGGTGGTTGTTGACAACACCTTTGGTGCTGGTGGTTACTTCTGTCAGCCAATTAAATACGGGGCTGATATTGTAACACACTCTGCTACCAAGTGGATTGGTGGTCACGGTACTACTATCGGTGGTATTATTGTTGATTCCGGTAATTTCCCATGGAAGGACTATCCAGAAAAGTTCCCTCAATTCTCTCAACCTGCTGAAGGATATCACGGTACTATCTACAACGAAGCCTACGGTAGCTTGGCCTACATCGTTCATGTTAGAACTGAATTATTAAGAGATTTGGGTCCATTGATGAACCCATTTGCCTCTTTCTTGCTATTGCAAGGCGTTGAAACATTGTCTTTGAGAGCTGAAAGACATGGTGAAAACGCATTGAAGTTGGCCAAATGGTTAGAACAATCTCCATACGTATCATGGGTTTCATACCCTGGTTTAGCATCTCATTCTCATCATGAAAATGCCAAAAAGTATCTATCTAACGGTTTCGGTGGTGTCTTATCTTTCGGCGTAAAAGACTTGCCAAACGCTGACAAGGAAACCGATCCATTCAAACTTTCTGGTGCTCAAGTTGTTGACAATTTGAAGCTTGCTTCCAACTTGGCCAATGTTGGTGATGCCAAGACCTTAGTCATTGCTCCATACTTCACTACTCACAAGCAGTTGAATgacaaagaaaagttgGCTTCTGGTGTTACCAAGGACTTAATTCGTGTCTCTGTTGGTATTGAATTTATTGATGACATTATTGCAGACTTCCaacaatcttttgaaactgTTTTCGCTGGCCAAAAACCATGA
- the HRI1 gene encoding Hri1p (similar to YLR301W) has product MPALLKRLLFQVGPHPNERTFTLSSASTDGHYISLRPFVKPSDSEIAFPFEWAFAGTNETVKVNDQGDGIVTQDFNFWLDTNVYLNVPNTHRGEVNTRWKNWDSGCVEETGAVYPFGADKESVSFRELWQPVDPSREDLVIVSPNNEKFSSDAKSIVLKVVDEAYDGLVIVIGRWIQGFLSKKNENTIEGLNFIRLLEKDSGKFESLLSYGKEVKRIPQSYENLKKGSTVTSEGLKWEVIEYHA; this is encoded by the coding sequence ATGCCAGCACTATTAAAAAGACTATTGTTCCAAGTAGGTCCTCATCCAAACGAAAGAACATTCACCTTATCCTCTGCCTCAACTGATGGGCACTACATTTCTTTGAGACCTTTTGTCAAACCAAGTGATAGTGAGATAGCTTTCCCATTCGAGTGGGCCTTTGCCGGTACAAATGAAACGGTTAAAGTTAATGATCAAGGTGACGGTATCGTTACCCAGGATTTCAACTTCTGGTTGGATACAAATGTATACTTGAATGTTCCAAACACTCATCGTGGTGAAGTAAACACCCGTTGGAAAAATTGGGATTCTGGTTGTGTCGAAGAGACAGGTGCTGTTTACCCATTCGGTGCCGACAAGGAAAGTGTCTCTTTCAGAGAATTGTGGCAACCAGTTGACCCATCAAGAGAAGATCTAGTCATCGTCTCGCCAAACAATGAAAAGTTTTCATCAGATGCCAAGTCAATTGTCCTCAAAGTTGTCGACGAAGCCTATGATGGTTTAGTTATCGTTATCGGTAGATGGATTCAAGGGTTTTTGtccaaaaagaatgaaaatactATTGAAGGTTTGAACTTCATCAGattattggaaaaagatTCCGGTAAATTTGAATCCTTGTTAAGCTACGGTAAGGAAGTCAAGAGAATTCCTCAGAGCTAcgaaaatttgaaaaaaggcTCCACTGTAACCAGCGAGGGATTGAAATGGGAAGTTATTGAGTATCACGCTTAA
- the EXG1 gene encoding glucan 1,3-beta-glucosidase (Major exo-1,3-beta-glucanase of the cell wall~similar to YLR300W), which produces MLSLKTLLCTLLTVSSVLATPVPARDPSSIQFVHEENKKRYYDYDHGSLGEPIRGVNIGGWLVLEPYITPSLFEAFRTNGDNDEGIPVDEYHYCQYLGKDLAKSRLQSHWSTFYQEQDFANIASQGFNLVRIPIGYWAFQTLDDDPYVSGLQESYLDQAIGWARNNSLKVWVDLHGAAGSQNGFDNSGLRDSYKFLEDSNLAVTTNVLNYILKKYSAEEYLDTVIGIELINEPLGPVLDMDKMKNDYLAPAYEYLRNNIKSDQVIIIHDAFEPYNYWDDFMTENDGYWGVTIDHHHYQVFASDQLQRTMDERIKVACEWGTGVLNESHWTVCGEFAAAMTDCTKWVNSVGFGARYDGSWVNGDQTSSYIGSCANNDDIAYWSDERKENTRRFVEAQLDAFEMRGGWIIWCYKTESSLEWDAQRLMYNGLFPQPLTDRKYPNQCSTISN; this is translated from the coding sequence ATGCTTTCGCTTAAAACGTTACTATGTACACTGTTGACTGTGTCATCAGTCCTCGCTACTCCAGTACCTGCAAGAGACCCATCTTCTATCCAATTCGTtcatgaagaaaacaagaaaaggtACTACGATTATGACCACGGTTCCCTCGGAGAACCAATCCGTGGTGTCAACATCGGTGGTTGGTTAGTTCTTGAACCCTACATTACTCCATCTTTGTTCGAGGCATTCCGCACAAATGGTGACAACGACGAAGGTATCCCCGTCGATGAATACCATTACTGTCAATACTTAGGTAAGGACTTGGCTAAGAGCCGTTTACAGAGCCATTGGTCTACTTTCTACCAAGAACAAGATTTCGCCAATATCGCTTCTCAAGGTTTTAACCTTGTCAGAATTCCTATCGGTTATTGGGCCTTCCAAACTTTGGACGATGATCCTTACGTTAGCGGCCTACAGGAATCTTACCTAGACCAAGCCATCGGTTGGGCTAGAAACAACAGTTTGAAAGTCTGGGTTGATTTACACGGTGCCGCTGGTTCTCAAAACGGGTTTGACAACTCCGGTTTGAGAGATTCATACAAGTTTTTGGAAGACAGCAACTTGGCCGTCACTACAAACGTCTTGAATTacatattgaaaaaatactcTGCTGAGGAATACTTGGACACCGTTATTGGTATCGAATTGATTAATGAGCCATTGGGTCCTGTTTTAGATATGGATAAAATGAAGAACGACTATTTGGCACCTGCTTACGAATATTTGAGGAACAACATCAAGAGTGACCAAGTCATCATCATTCATGACGCTTTCGAACCATACAATTACTGGGATGACTTCATGACTGAAAACGATGGCTACTGGGGTGTCACTATCGACCATCACCACTACCAAGTCTTTGCTTCTGACCAATTGCAAAGAACTATGGATGAACGTATTAAAGTAGCTTGTGAGTGGGGTACTGGGGTTTTGAATGAATCCCACTGGACTGTTTGCGGTGAATTTGCCGCCGCTATGACCGACTGTACCAAATGGGTGAATAGTGTTGGTTTCGGCGCTAGATACGATGGCTCTTGGGTCAATGGTGACCAAACATCTTCTTACATTGGCTCTTGTGCTAACAATGATGATATAGCTTACTGGTCCGatgaaagaaaggaaaacaCGAGACGTTTCGTGGAGGCTCAACTAGATGCCTTTGAAATGAGAGGGGGTTGGATTATCTGGTGTTACAAGACAGAGTCTAGTTTGGAATGGGATGCTCAAAGATTAATGTACAATGGTTTATTCCCTCAACCATTGACTGACAGAAAGTATCCAAACCAATGTAGCACAATTTCCAACTAA